One Erysipelothrix amsterdamensis DNA window includes the following coding sequences:
- a CDS encoding exodeoxyribonuclease III, with protein MKLISWNVNGLRAVMKKDFEGIFEAMDTDVLCLQETKMQAGQLDYDPEGYYAYYNYAEKKGYSGTAVYTRIKPLNVTYGIQEDEHNTEGRVITCEYEDFFLVCVYTPNSQPELKRIDYRMQWEDDFREYLKMLDETKPVVLCGDLNVAHKEIDLKNPSANRKNPGFSDQEREQFTNLLEAGFIDSFRELHPNAINRYSWWSYRANARSRNTGWRIDYFVVSERLRNAIEAADILDQVFGSDHCPVMIKLNF; from the coding sequence ATGAAACTAATTTCGTGGAATGTTAATGGTTTACGTGCCGTTATGAAAAAAGATTTTGAAGGAATTTTTGAAGCAATGGACACAGATGTTCTTTGTCTTCAAGAAACCAAAATGCAAGCGGGTCAATTAGATTATGATCCAGAAGGCTATTATGCATATTATAACTATGCAGAGAAAAAAGGATATTCTGGCACTGCTGTTTATACACGCATAAAACCACTTAATGTTACCTACGGAATTCAGGAAGACGAACATAATACGGAAGGTCGTGTCATAACATGTGAGTATGAAGACTTCTTTCTCGTTTGTGTTTATACACCCAACTCACAACCAGAATTAAAACGTATCGATTACCGTATGCAATGGGAAGATGATTTCAGGGAATATCTTAAAATGTTGGATGAAACAAAACCTGTTGTCTTGTGTGGGGACTTAAACGTCGCTCATAAAGAGATTGACTTGAAAAATCCTTCAGCCAATCGTAAAAACCCAGGCTTTAGTGATCAAGAACGTGAACAATTCACCAATCTCTTAGAAGCTGGATTTATTGATTCGTTCCGTGAATTACATCCAAACGCAATCAACCGTTATTCCTGGTGGAGTTACCGTGCCAATGCACGGAGTCGAAATACAGGATGGAGAATTGATTACTTCGTTGTCTCAGAGCGATTAAGAAATGCCATTGAAGCGGCAGATATTCTCGATCAGGTTTTTGGAAGTGACCATTGTCCGGTAATGATTAAACTCAATTTCTAA
- a CDS encoding ribose-phosphate diphosphokinase, with translation MREEMKDNTVIFALSSNVELADEICEHLDLERGKIDVRHFADGEILIEPLVSVRGKHVYIIQSTSSPVSETYMEVLIAIDACKRASAEEITIVMPYYGYARQDRKARARQPITSKLMANLLQTAGADRVVTIDLHAPQIQGFFDIPTDDLTAVAMIGQYYRNKDFQDEVVVVSPDHGGATRARRLSDTIPNSTIAIIDKRRTKPNVAEAMNLIGDVDGKIAVVIDDMVDTAGSLMGGINMLYEKGAKEVYCACTHGILSGPAIERISNSDIKELLITNTISLKEEARQEPKIKEISVGYMLAKAIEAIQLHTPVSTLFDLFND, from the coding sequence ATGAGAGAAGAAATGAAAGACAATACAGTTATTTTTGCGTTATCGTCGAACGTAGAACTAGCAGATGAGATTTGTGAGCATTTAGATTTAGAACGCGGCAAGATTGATGTACGTCATTTTGCAGACGGAGAAATCTTGATTGAACCACTTGTTTCTGTACGTGGAAAACATGTTTACATTATCCAATCTACAAGTTCACCAGTAAGTGAAACATATATGGAAGTTCTTATTGCAATTGACGCATGTAAGCGTGCATCTGCAGAAGAAATTACAATTGTAATGCCATATTATGGATATGCACGCCAAGATCGTAAGGCTCGTGCACGTCAACCAATTACTTCAAAATTGATGGCAAATCTATTACAAACAGCCGGAGCAGACCGCGTTGTGACAATAGACTTGCACGCACCACAGATTCAAGGATTTTTTGATATTCCTACAGATGACCTCACTGCAGTTGCAATGATTGGTCAATACTATAGAAATAAAGACTTCCAAGATGAAGTTGTAGTTGTATCACCAGACCACGGTGGAGCAACTCGTGCGCGTCGTCTTTCAGACACAATTCCAAACTCAACAATCGCAATTATCGATAAACGTCGTACAAAACCAAACGTTGCGGAAGCAATGAACTTAATTGGTGATGTTGACGGGAAAATTGCAGTTGTTATTGATGATATGGTTGATACAGCTGGATCACTCATGGGTGGAATCAATATGTTATATGAAAAAGGTGCTAAAGAAGTTTATTGTGCATGTACACATGGTATTCTTTCAGGACCTGCTATTGAACGTATTTCAAATTCAGATATCAAAGAGTTATTGATTACAAATACAATTTCTCTAAAAGAAGAAGCACGTCAAGAGCCAAAAATTAAAGAGATTTCTGTTGGATATATGCTTGCGAAAGCAATTGAAGCGATTCAATTACATACTCCTGTAAGTACACTCTTTGATTTATTCAATGACTAG
- the glmU gene encoding bifunctional UDP-N-acetylglucosamine diphosphorylase/glucosamine-1-phosphate N-acetyltransferase GlmU, with product MKYAIVLAAGKGTRMKSNRNKVMHEILHKPMIGHLVDHLEAVNTDKIVVVTGHQNEQVESYLGDRVEYAFQSEQIGTGDAVLQAQQLHGKEGSTLLVFGDCALIQPETLNHIYEQHEGHDLTVISAQLQNPGTYRRIVRDNQGHIDRIIDYRNLTESEVSITEISLGIYCVNNELLFKYLPEIRDEEVTEEINLIRLVEILKKNGHSIQSLRVSDHQEFLGVNDRMQLNVSNKWLQSRVNAKHLANGVTIMDPQSTYIGTDVKIAEDVTIYPNNYIYGNTTIGTGTTLLPNCWLEDAIVGENSTIDASRIINSEVKDFVTLGPSSHLRMNTVVGSHARVGNYVEFKNTQFGEHSNCAHLTYLGDAIIGNKVNIGCGVVTVNYDGKKKYKTEVRDGAFVGSNANLIAPITIGENAVVAAGSTVNGDVADGEMAIARPRQENKPGYGAKYKNKEGK from the coding sequence ATGAAATATGCAATTGTTTTAGCAGCGGGTAAAGGTACCCGAATGAAATCAAATCGAAACAAGGTTATGCATGAAATACTTCATAAGCCTATGATTGGTCATTTAGTTGATCATCTTGAAGCGGTTAATACCGATAAAATTGTAGTTGTTACAGGACACCAAAATGAGCAAGTAGAATCTTACTTGGGTGATCGTGTTGAATATGCATTCCAAAGTGAACAAATTGGAACTGGAGATGCTGTATTGCAAGCACAGCAACTTCATGGAAAAGAAGGTTCTACACTTTTAGTATTTGGAGATTGTGCATTAATTCAGCCAGAGACGCTAAATCATATCTATGAACAGCATGAGGGGCATGATTTAACGGTTATCTCTGCGCAATTACAAAACCCTGGGACTTATCGTCGTATTGTACGTGATAACCAAGGACACATTGATCGGATTATCGATTACCGTAATTTGACAGAATCCGAAGTGTCAATTACAGAAATCAGTCTTGGTATTTATTGTGTAAACAATGAGTTACTTTTTAAATATTTACCAGAGATTCGTGATGAGGAAGTTACAGAAGAAATTAATCTCATTCGTCTTGTAGAGATTTTGAAAAAGAATGGTCATTCAATTCAATCTTTACGTGTATCAGATCACCAAGAGTTTTTAGGTGTGAATGATCGTATGCAGCTTAATGTCTCAAATAAATGGTTACAATCACGCGTAAATGCGAAGCATCTTGCGAATGGTGTAACGATTATGGATCCACAATCAACGTACATTGGTACGGATGTTAAGATTGCGGAAGATGTAACGATTTACCCTAATAATTATATTTATGGTAATACAACTATTGGTACTGGAACTACGCTCTTACCGAACTGTTGGTTAGAAGATGCAATTGTTGGTGAAAATTCCACGATTGATGCTTCTCGCATTATTAACAGTGAAGTTAAAGATTTCGTAACATTGGGACCGTCATCACACCTTAGAATGAATACAGTTGTAGGTTCTCACGCCCGAGTTGGGAATTATGTTGAGTTCAAGAACACTCAATTCGGAGAACATTCAAACTGTGCACACTTGACATATTTAGGTGACGCAATAATTGGAAATAAAGTTAATATTGGCTGTGGCGTCGTAACCGTAAATTATGATGGCAAGAAGAAATATAAGACTGAAGTACGCGATGGAGCATTTGTCGGAAGCAATGCAAACCTAATCGCGCCAATTACTATAGGGGAAAATGCAGTGGTGGCGGCAGGATCGACCGTTAATGGCGATGTTGCTGATGGGGAGATGGCTATTGCACGGCCTCGTCAGGAAAACAAACCTGGATATGGTGCGAAATACAAGAATAAAGAGGGTAAATAA
- a CDS encoding PD-(D/E)XK nuclease family protein — protein MRKIIVSNRIFHEDLKHVLLSEQNYYLGVAVRDFKLAFFESDTHRRSMEISVFNQLQTCNCPRLQEVLKYPKTMHVLIDLLQELYLYGLSLDACPRETPLQEEIFQCLSLIDPYLEKPVVREDVAYEAVAYGLSHAEYTFLTRHNIPFIEAQSQKPESIAFKVALNPRSELEAVVQDIIRNGYKSATIAVANKSMMEPLIESIFERYGYPLKLQDRRFDLMKSQYRALLDFAFDPNIDQLIKAIESGAFGLKRREDIVTYLTHFEFELNDVFGVYDLCEETESYPDLFALQSRIQEDVVRLKEYLGAIMNLDFKETLIACYNVIKSHTHGDLTPLCSLLEKHLGEYKEETYLLMLEHLDSLQAHQQIVSPLRIVDYCSLPLIPQDHLYVVNLSAKNFPSIRSRTGIIDEAYLSCIEGYPRLDERTQFTLKMQNHVFDHNSKMTLSYSSATYEGKGQEVSYPVEQFARENSAALESWILTQNTYRKSIKHRLSPSLAKELYLEDGKLIGSISAFQMFVNDPYQFFMERGLKIREPEILKFDPRIIGTVNHAVMEYYHDKKNIDPWTDVRKVFPMTHPRYRMIYDRNQDLMKQNLDFVDASMADTSFQVVSKERWFREETMFNGIVLRGIIDRIDENDHYVQVIDYKSSQLAMTAENVKAGTQLQLLTYAMIAEKAFQKKCLAVYYYGFKNPNLTTTALEYKVAKGVISKDIDFEAEWLKAKRYKGWLFEQPLDSYDSATYFGGLRESKDGVITAWTKPYDMNKIKPLLTQIYQTIYSDVMNGVLDPEDSSIEIDKDLDLKKDDEEIKHDDI, from the coding sequence ATGCGCAAAATCATCGTTAGTAATCGAATCTTCCATGAAGATTTAAAGCATGTATTATTATCTGAACAAAATTACTATCTCGGAGTAGCTGTTCGTGATTTTAAGCTTGCTTTTTTTGAATCGGATACACACCGTCGCTCTATGGAAATTTCGGTGTTTAATCAACTCCAAACCTGTAATTGCCCTCGTCTTCAAGAAGTCTTGAAATATCCCAAGACGATGCATGTACTTATAGACTTATTACAAGAACTGTATTTATATGGTTTGAGTTTGGATGCTTGTCCTCGTGAAACACCCTTGCAAGAAGAAATCTTTCAATGTTTATCTCTTATTGATCCATATCTTGAGAAACCAGTCGTGCGAGAAGATGTGGCGTATGAAGCGGTTGCTTACGGATTATCCCATGCGGAGTACACGTTTTTAACGCGTCATAACATTCCTTTTATTGAAGCACAATCTCAAAAACCTGAGTCAATCGCTTTTAAAGTTGCTTTGAATCCTCGAAGTGAACTCGAAGCCGTTGTGCAGGATATCATTCGTAATGGGTACAAATCAGCAACCATTGCAGTTGCGAACAAATCGATGATGGAACCACTTATCGAATCGATTTTCGAGCGTTATGGTTATCCACTAAAATTACAGGATCGTCGATTTGATCTCATGAAATCTCAATATCGTGCTTTACTTGATTTCGCATTTGACCCAAATATTGATCAATTAATTAAAGCAATCGAGTCAGGAGCATTTGGTTTAAAACGTCGTGAAGATATCGTTACTTATCTCACCCATTTTGAATTTGAACTTAACGATGTCTTTGGCGTTTATGATTTATGTGAGGAAACTGAATCTTACCCTGATTTATTTGCACTACAAAGTCGGATTCAAGAGGACGTTGTTCGTCTCAAAGAATATCTCGGCGCGATAATGAATTTAGATTTTAAAGAAACCCTGATTGCTTGTTATAACGTTATCAAAAGTCATACGCATGGTGACTTAACGCCGCTTTGTTCTTTACTTGAAAAACATTTAGGAGAATACAAAGAGGAAACCTATCTATTAATGTTGGAGCATCTTGATTCACTTCAAGCACATCAACAAATTGTTTCCCCACTCCGTATCGTTGATTATTGTTCACTCCCACTCATACCACAAGATCATTTATATGTCGTCAATTTATCCGCTAAAAATTTCCCGTCTATTCGATCACGGACTGGGATTATTGATGAGGCATACTTGAGTTGTATTGAGGGTTATCCACGATTAGATGAACGTACGCAATTCACACTTAAAATGCAAAATCACGTTTTTGATCATAATTCCAAGATGACTCTATCGTATAGCTCCGCAACGTATGAAGGAAAAGGCCAAGAGGTTTCTTATCCTGTTGAGCAATTTGCACGGGAAAACAGCGCAGCCCTTGAATCTTGGATTTTAACTCAAAACACATATCGGAAATCCATCAAACACCGCCTAAGTCCATCGCTTGCGAAAGAACTCTACTTAGAAGATGGAAAACTTATCGGTTCCATATCCGCATTTCAAATGTTTGTAAATGACCCCTATCAATTCTTTATGGAACGAGGTCTTAAAATTCGAGAACCTGAGATTCTTAAATTTGATCCACGCATTATTGGTACCGTTAATCATGCTGTAATGGAGTATTACCACGATAAGAAAAATATTGATCCATGGACTGATGTTCGTAAAGTATTTCCAATGACTCATCCGCGCTATCGTATGATCTACGATCGAAATCAAGATTTAATGAAACAAAATCTTGATTTTGTCGATGCTTCAATGGCCGATACATCATTCCAGGTTGTATCTAAAGAGCGGTGGTTCCGTGAAGAAACAATGTTTAACGGCATCGTGCTTCGCGGTATTATTGATCGTATTGATGAAAATGACCATTATGTACAAGTTATCGATTACAAAAGTTCTCAATTAGCAATGACCGCCGAAAACGTTAAAGCCGGTACACAGTTGCAATTACTTACGTATGCGATGATTGCGGAGAAAGCATTTCAAAAAAAATGTCTCGCTGTTTACTACTACGGATTTAAAAATCCAAACCTAACAACAACCGCTCTTGAGTATAAAGTCGCGAAAGGTGTTATTTCAAAAGACATCGATTTCGAGGCAGAATGGCTCAAAGCAAAACGCTATAAAGGTTGGTTGTTTGAACAGCCCTTAGACTCTTATGATAGTGCAACCTATTTTGGTGGTTTGCGCGAATCAAAAGATGGGGTAATTACCGCTTGGACAAAACCCTATGATATGAATAAAATAAAACCACTTCTTACCCAGATCTACCAAACCATCTATTCTGATGTTATGAATGGAGTTTTAGATCCCGAGGATTCAAGTATTGAAATTGACAAGGATTTAGATTTAAAGAAAGATGATGAGGAAATAAAACATGACGACATTTAA
- the ispE gene encoding 4-(cytidine 5'-diphospho)-2-C-methyl-D-erythritol kinase, producing the protein MRKKAYAKITLYLHAEKRVDNMLHFKNIIVPIDLFDMVYLEKHDTMHIETDKTYLPNDKRNTVFKALMIMKRQFNLEDNFKVRIVKNIPAQAGLGGGSADAACVIRMIDEMYQLNLTDEALIQIARQIDEDTPYCLFNQPMIVEGIGDVLTPLDLDMDLYYLIIKPSFGVSTKSFLKRFKDFTDLKMFNRCLEAIHTNDYKLLVENTHNDFQHPVIKRNTRLKKVVRILEKQGLEGVCMSGSGTSIYGLSNQKEKVMEAYEALVLDYPFIKYGKILKSND; encoded by the coding sequence ATGCGTAAAAAAGCGTATGCAAAGATAACACTCTATTTGCACGCAGAAAAAAGGGTTGATAATATGCTTCATTTTAAGAATATTATCGTCCCTATTGATCTTTTTGATATGGTTTATCTAGAGAAGCATGACACCATGCATATCGAAACAGATAAAACATATTTACCGAATGATAAAAGAAATACAGTTTTTAAAGCACTCATGATCATGAAACGACAATTCAATCTTGAAGATAATTTTAAAGTTCGTATCGTGAAAAACATCCCGGCTCAAGCTGGACTTGGTGGAGGGAGTGCGGATGCAGCTTGTGTCATTCGAATGATCGATGAAATGTACCAGTTAAATCTTACGGATGAAGCATTGATTCAGATTGCACGTCAAATTGATGAGGATACGCCTTACTGTCTTTTTAACCAACCGATGATTGTGGAAGGGATTGGTGACGTATTAACACCTTTAGATTTGGATATGGATCTTTATTACCTTATTATCAAACCAAGTTTTGGTGTAAGTACGAAATCATTTTTAAAACGATTTAAAGACTTTACAGATTTAAAGATGTTTAATCGTTGTCTTGAGGCAATTCATACAAACGATTACAAGCTTTTAGTTGAAAATACGCATAATGATTTCCAACACCCTGTTATAAAACGCAATACAAGACTTAAGAAGGTAGTGCGAATTCTTGAGAAACAAGGTCTTGAAGGCGTTTGTATGAGTGGAAGCGGTACGTCGATATATGGTCTATCCAATCAAAAGGAAAAAGTCATGGAAGCGTATGAGGCGCTCGTTTTAGACTATCCGTTTATTAAATATGGAAAGATTTTAAAATCTAATGATTAA
- a CDS encoding NUDIX hydrolase produces the protein MTSQTFLKVNLIIVFDTKAENVLMCHRQKNPYKGLYNFVGGKKNPGESDIEGAYRELFEESGITVNDIEIKPLFFTQYFEDGIELQVFYGYLNQEVVLVPEKNPLLWMPITEDFSDDTRFAGQGNIKHMMDLIYESKQGM, from the coding sequence ATGACTAGTCAAACATTTCTTAAAGTTAATCTCATTATCGTTTTCGACACAAAAGCCGAAAACGTTTTGATGTGTCATCGACAAAAGAATCCTTATAAAGGACTCTACAACTTTGTCGGAGGCAAAAAGAATCCAGGAGAATCCGATATAGAGGGTGCCTATCGAGAACTTTTCGAGGAAAGTGGTATAACCGTAAATGATATTGAAATCAAACCATTGTTTTTTACGCAATATTTTGAAGACGGTATCGAGTTGCAAGTATTTTACGGTTACCTTAACCAAGAAGTCGTTCTCGTTCCAGAAAAAAATCCCCTATTATGGATGCCCATAACAGAGGATTTCTCGGATGACACGCGTTTTGCGGGTCAAGGTAATATCAAACATATGATGGATTTAATTTATGAATCCAAACAAGGTATGTAA
- a CDS encoding UvrD-helicase domain-containing protein: MTTFNPQQQQAIEALNQNVIVSASAGAGKTTVLIARLMKRIIQDNVRIDEVCAMTFTEAAASEMKTRLLASLNDEYRKHESDFIAEQISLVETAQISTIHSFCLTIIKNYGYIIGVNPSRADNILDDAQTKLLQRQAMRKTLDQWLQNDYENLKYLLDVFSTNPLDYKSLENAIYDNANWLISKKDPERAVQSVKALYRATDFKDFPQEFKQIFFDFYLRQVREIIKDVQGIIAISDESYDPNDKKGKKYFEQSSMLLQVTEGLRTLESLIHQQDISFYDQIPTVCNFKVIADTKNDVYTEQRKRIEKTVNRIFENYMPLDEHFRLLNNQIETVSLLIKMTQDYIEAFSSLKEEENCLDFNDFESMALRILNENDGEISELVKHKYKEIMVDEFQDTNEYQDEIITKISTGNNIFRVGDIKQSIYRFRGAKPNMMQNLMLDDTTQNLYLSFNYRSKKDIVEYNNYVFDKLMNLTFGITYDEHDHVNVGIPAQSEDTHPVEIHIIEKHDNRFKKTSDQLRAQHIAQEIINYHSQGYRFKDMVILVRSHASKGYLKEAFEEYNIPHYIDDQSGFYKSEIIASVVALLNYATTFHDFYLVPVLTSPFYNYSDDQIAALKLMDASSIRKALEIENPELYQSLDAMVLSWRSKDLISIIQEIIQLNDVYNNTLSLQDKTNLDFLLEKAIQYQAASVPTLQGFVRFVAEFKDDTSSEASPLNKDADIVTAMTIHQSKGLQFPIVFLWGMGRHGVRDHSDILLNDDTFGIGLNHVELPMRFVSRNLIRTVMEIKQDNEEIEENLRLLYVALTRPQKHLILVDVVKEYQPTSLDYQLLRNHKRKVDLLLAASPHNTVLRVIDGMELTENSLKPIEQEEISTIFTEKLPLTLDQEVPILTKNRDLNFDKSFEFATGFGSTLHEAVEKLPHRHWNEADLENFEPKFKRRLQAYNQHSFTQELYRYPHIQQEVPYLIDGDAGVIDFYVYNETELILVDFKSDNAPLEIIVERYEDQIKAYKKALGIIYPELLIKTYIYSFHLNHYIPCLDS, from the coding sequence ATGACGACATTTAATCCCCAGCAACAACAGGCCATTGAAGCGTTAAATCAGAATGTAATTGTATCCGCATCTGCTGGTGCGGGTAAAACTACAGTTTTAATTGCGCGTTTAATGAAACGAATTATTCAGGATAATGTCCGCATTGATGAAGTGTGTGCTATGACCTTTACCGAGGCGGCCGCATCCGAGATGAAAACACGTTTGCTTGCATCACTTAACGACGAATATCGAAAACATGAATCCGATTTTATCGCAGAACAAATATCCTTGGTTGAAACAGCACAAATTTCCACAATCCACTCGTTCTGTCTTACTATTATCAAAAACTACGGTTATATTATTGGGGTAAATCCTTCGCGTGCTGATAATATCCTTGATGATGCTCAAACAAAGTTACTCCAACGTCAAGCCATGCGAAAAACTCTTGATCAATGGTTACAAAACGATTATGAGAATCTTAAATATCTACTCGATGTTTTCTCAACAAATCCTCTTGATTACAAATCCTTAGAAAATGCAATTTATGATAATGCAAACTGGTTAATCAGTAAAAAAGATCCGGAAAGAGCGGTTCAATCTGTTAAAGCACTATATCGTGCTACCGATTTCAAAGACTTCCCACAAGAATTCAAGCAAATCTTTTTTGATTTCTATCTTCGTCAAGTACGTGAGATTATTAAAGATGTTCAAGGAATTATTGCGATCTCAGATGAATCGTATGACCCTAACGATAAAAAAGGTAAGAAGTATTTCGAGCAAAGTTCAATGTTGCTACAAGTTACGGAAGGACTACGCACACTGGAATCACTCATCCACCAACAAGATATCTCATTTTATGACCAAATACCGACGGTATGTAATTTCAAAGTAATTGCGGATACAAAAAACGATGTATATACCGAACAGCGAAAACGAATCGAGAAAACAGTCAATCGAATTTTTGAGAATTACATGCCATTGGATGAACACTTCCGATTACTCAACAATCAAATAGAAACTGTTTCGCTTTTAATTAAAATGACACAAGATTATATAGAAGCCTTTTCTTCGTTAAAAGAAGAAGAAAACTGTTTGGACTTCAATGATTTTGAATCCATGGCACTTCGTATCCTAAACGAAAATGACGGAGAAATTTCAGAACTTGTAAAACATAAATACAAAGAAATCATGGTTGATGAATTTCAAGATACCAATGAATATCAAGATGAAATTATTACTAAAATATCGACTGGAAACAATATTTTTCGAGTTGGTGACATTAAACAATCAATCTATCGATTCCGTGGCGCAAAACCCAATATGATGCAAAATTTAATGCTTGATGATACAACACAAAATTTATACTTAAGCTTTAACTATCGCTCGAAAAAAGATATTGTTGAGTACAATAACTACGTATTTGATAAACTGATGAACCTCACATTCGGGATTACCTATGATGAACATGATCATGTAAATGTTGGGATTCCTGCTCAAAGTGAAGATACACATCCTGTAGAAATTCATATTATTGAAAAACATGATAATCGATTTAAGAAAACATCTGATCAACTTCGTGCTCAACATATTGCTCAGGAGATTATTAATTATCATAGCCAAGGCTATCGCTTTAAAGATATGGTAATTTTAGTTCGATCACATGCAAGTAAAGGGTATCTCAAAGAGGCTTTTGAAGAATATAACATTCCTCATTATATTGACGATCAAAGCGGCTTTTACAAGTCCGAAATCATCGCATCCGTTGTCGCTTTACTTAACTACGCAACAACATTCCATGATTTTTATCTTGTACCAGTACTCACATCACCATTCTATAATTATTCTGACGATCAAATTGCAGCCCTCAAACTAATGGATGCTTCAAGTATTCGAAAAGCACTGGAAATTGAAAATCCAGAGCTCTATCAATCACTTGATGCCATGGTTTTATCGTGGCGTTCGAAAGATCTCATTTCAATTATTCAAGAAATTATTCAACTTAATGATGTCTACAATAACACGCTTTCGCTTCAAGATAAAACAAACTTAGACTTTCTGCTTGAAAAAGCTATCCAATACCAAGCAGCTTCAGTTCCAACCTTACAAGGGTTTGTACGATTTGTTGCGGAGTTTAAAGACGATACAAGCAGTGAAGCATCACCCTTAAATAAAGATGCTGATATCGTAACTGCCATGACCATCCATCAATCTAAAGGATTACAATTTCCAATTGTGTTCTTGTGGGGTATGGGACGGCATGGAGTGCGTGACCATAGTGATATTTTACTTAATGACGATACCTTTGGTATTGGTTTGAATCATGTTGAATTACCGATGCGCTTTGTTTCTCGAAATCTCATTCGAACGGTTATGGAAATTAAACAAGACAACGAAGAAATTGAAGAAAACCTTCGACTTCTCTACGTAGCGCTTACGCGACCACAAAAGCACCTTATTCTTGTTGATGTAGTAAAAGAATATCAACCAACATCTTTAGATTATCAATTACTTCGCAACCATAAGCGAAAAGTTGATTTACTTCTTGCTGCGAGCCCACATAATACCGTTTTACGAGTTATCGACGGTATGGAACTTACGGAGAACAGTCTCAAACCAATCGAACAAGAGGAGATATCCACAATTTTCACGGAGAAATTGCCTCTGACTTTAGATCAAGAAGTTCCAATCCTTACTAAAAATCGCGATTTAAATTTCGATAAGTCATTTGAATTTGCCACAGGTTTTGGTTCCACCTTACATGAGGCGGTAGAAAAGCTCCCTCATAGACATTGGAATGAAGCAGACCTTGAAAATTTTGAACCAAAATTTAAACGTAGACTTCAAGCCTATAACCAGCATTCTTTTACTCAAGAACTCTATCGTTATCCACATATCCAACAAGAAGTTCCTTATTTAATTGATGGCGATGCAGGGGTAATTGATTTTTACGTATACAACGAAACCGAACTGATACTTGTAGACTTTAAAAGTGATAATGCACCTCTAGAAATTATTGTGGAACGTTATGAAGATCAGATCAAAGCATATAAAAAAGCCCTCGGTATCATATACCCAGAGCTTTTAATTAAAACATATATCTATAGTTTCCACTTAAATCATTACATACCTTGTTTGGATTCATAA
- the rsmA gene encoding 16S rRNA (adenine(1518)-N(6)/adenine(1519)-N(6))-dimethyltransferase RsmA, with translation MKTIANYSVSMELLRRYERRAKKHFGQNFIIDPSVVRNIASQSGAGGTVLEIGPGLGALTQQLAETYDKVIAYEIDPHMVEILNETLEEYDNVNVIHQDFLKADLSMYTEPITVCANLPYYITTPILFRLMELDIVAMTIMVQKEIADRLGAHPQTKDYSSLSIQMQYYFDVKTVLKVSKESFHPRPGVESIVIKLTPKHQTMPYDEKTFFEFVKKCFQFRRKTLVNNLKTIDKDVDYATVLESLGLETNIRADYLTFDDYIRLYGALYA, from the coding sequence ATGAAAACAATCGCTAACTATTCCGTGAGTATGGAATTATTACGTCGCTATGAACGACGCGCAAAGAAACACTTTGGACAAAACTTTATTATTGATCCTTCGGTTGTCCGCAATATTGCATCACAAAGTGGTGCAGGAGGAACAGTTTTGGAAATTGGTCCAGGGTTAGGTGCTCTAACGCAACAGCTGGCGGAAACGTACGATAAAGTTATTGCCTATGAAATTGATCCTCATATGGTTGAAATATTAAATGAAACACTTGAAGAATATGATAATGTGAATGTTATTCATCAAGACTTTTTAAAAGCGGATTTAAGCATGTATACAGAACCAATCACGGTTTGTGCGAATTTACCGTATTACATTACGACTCCAATTCTTTTTAGACTGATGGAGTTGGATATCGTTGCGATGACGATTATGGTTCAAAAAGAGATTGCAGATCGTCTTGGAGCGCATCCACAAACAAAGGACTACAGTTCGCTTTCGATTCAAATGCAATATTATTTTGATGTGAAGACTGTTCTAAAAGTTTCGAAGGAATCGTTTCATCCGAGACCAGGTGTTGAGAGTATTGTTATTAAACTGACACCGAAACACCAAACAATGCCTTATGATGAGAAAACATTTTTTGAATTTGTTAAGAAGTGTTTCCAGTTTAGACGCAAGACATTAGTGAATAATTTGAAGACAATCGATAAAGATGTTGACTATGCGACTGTTTTAGAGTCTTTAGGGCTTGAAACAAACATTCGTGCGGATTATTTAACCTTTGATGATTATATCCGCCTATATGGAGCTTTATATGCGTAA